In Carcharodon carcharias isolate sCarCar2 chromosome 33, sCarCar2.pri, whole genome shotgun sequence, a genomic segment contains:
- the LOC121272299 gene encoding polyunsaturated fatty acid lipoxygenase ALOX12-like, with the protein MTLRFRPGLRSSLKLDLKALETLKNLYDWGAWVPNLPCSMRKPPPTTKGVATMEYIMESLPDVKQSCLQMAILWALNHTPCVWKMNTLCDYKEECFTEDNVKKIIKEFQDELKKIDCLIQELKENLVLKYEYLRPENIENRITI; encoded by the exons ATGACTTTGAGGTTCAGGCCTGGATTAAGGAGCTCACTCAAATTGGatttgaaggcattggagacatTAAAAAATCTG TATGACTGGGGTGCCTGGGTGCCCAACTTGCCCTGCTCAATGAGAAAGCCTCCTCCCACTACCAAGGGGGTAGCGACTATGGAGTACATCATGGAATCACTGCCGGATGTTAAACAGTCCTGCCTCCAGATGGCAATTCTCTGGGCTCTTAATCACACACCGTGTGTGTGGAAAATG AATACACTGTGCGATTACAAAGAGGAGTGTTTCACTGAAGATAATGTGAAGAAAATCATCAAAGAATTTCAGGACGAGCTGAAGAAAATCGATTGCCTGATCCAGGAGCTTAAGGAGAACCTGGTCCTTAAATACGAGTACCTGCGTCCTGAGAACATTGAGAACAGAATCACCATCTAA
- the LOC121272298 gene encoding polyunsaturated fatty acid 5-lipoxygenase-like isoform X2: protein MDGNIFIVNYEMLDGIPANVIKGVQQYLAAPICLLHLNKQNQMMPIAIQLKQTPGEDNPIFLPSDSELDWLLAKIWVRSSDTQHFELISHLLKTHLIAESFSVATLRQLPSVHPIYKLLAPHVRYTMHVNTNARKDLMSSDGIIAKAFGIGAEGLLLLSQKEFQALTYQSLCLPERLEHHGVKDVKGYYYKDDGLLVWSAIHSFISNIVTFYYENDQQVKNDPELQAWIQDLTEVGLQDLKNSGAYLSGFPTSLRTRVELCKFLTVVIFTCSAQHAAINNGQYDWGACVPNSPISMRKPPPTNKEMVMMEHIMESLLDVTQSCIQMAFSWIISLPQPGMKKLGDYEEYFTEEAVKETIQKFQEELKTINLMIQDRNKGLDLKYEYLCPENIENSITI, encoded by the exons GATGGGAACATCTTCATTGTGAATTATGAGATGTTGGATGGGATTCCTGCCAATGTCATTAAAGGCGTCCAGCAGTACCTGGCAGCACCCATTTGTCTGCTCCACCTTAACAAACAGAACCAGATGATGCCTATTGCTATCCAG CTGAAGCAAACCCCAGGAGAAGACAATCCCATTTTCCTTCCCTCGGACTCTGAACTCGACTGGCTGCTGGCTAAGATCTGGGTGCGGAGTTCAGATACCCAGCACTTTGAGCTGATCTCCCACCTTCTGAAGACTCACCTGATCGCCGAGTCATTCAGCGTCGCCACCCTCAGACAGCTGCCCTCCGTGCATCCCATTTACAAG CTTTTGGCTCCTCATGTGAGATATACGATGCACGTAAACACCAATGCCAGAAAGGATCTGATGAGTTCAGATGGAATTATCGCCAAA GCTTTTGGTATTGGAGCTGAGGGTCTCCTTTTGCTATCTCAGAAAGAGTTCCAAGCCTTGACCTACCAATCATTGTGTCTACCAGAACGTCTGGAGCACCATGGAGTCAAAGACGTAAAGGGCTACTATTACAAGGATGATGGCTTGTTGGTATGGTCAGCGATTCACAG TTTCATCTCCAACATTGTGACATTCTACTATGAGAACGACCAGCAAGTAAAGAACGATCCTGAGCTTCAGGCCTGGATTCAGGACCTGACTGAAGTTGGATTACAAGACCTTAAAAACTCTG GTGCCTATCTTTCAGGATTCCCGACATCATTGAGAACGAGGGTGGAACTCTGCAAATTCCTCACCGTGGTAATCTTCACCTGCAGTGCCCAGCATGCAGCCATAAATAACGGACAG TATGACTGGGGTGCCTGTGTCCCCAACTCGCCTATCTCAATGCGGAAGCCTCCCCCAACCAACaaggagatggtgatgatggagcaCATCATGGAATCACTCCTGGATGTCACCCAGTCCTGCATTCAGATGGCATTTTCCTGGATCATTAGCCTTCCACAGCCTGGAATG AAAAAACTTGGCGATTACGAGGAATATTTCACCGAAGAGGCGGTGAAGGAAACCATCCAGAAATTTCAGGAAGAACTGAAGACGATCAATCTCATGATCCAGGATCGTAACAAGGGCCTGGATCTGAAATACGAGTACCTCTGTCCTGAGAACATCGAGAACAGCATCACCATCTAA
- the LOC121272298 gene encoding polyunsaturated fatty acid 5-lipoxygenase-like isoform X1, with the protein MVRNSLGCSTLEQEMKDGNIFIVNYEMLDGIPANVIKGVQQYLAAPICLLHLNKQNQMMPIAIQLKQTPGEDNPIFLPSDSELDWLLAKIWVRSSDTQHFELISHLLKTHLIAESFSVATLRQLPSVHPIYKLLAPHVRYTMHVNTNARKDLMSSDGIIAKAFGIGAEGLLLLSQKEFQALTYQSLCLPERLEHHGVKDVKGYYYKDDGLLVWSAIHSFISNIVTFYYENDQQVKNDPELQAWIQDLTEVGLQDLKNSGFPTSLRTRVELCKFLTVVIFTCSAQHAAINNGQYDWGACVPNSPISMRKPPPTNKEMVMMEHIMESLLDVTQSCIQMAFSWIISLPQPGMKKLGDYEEYFTEEAVKETIQKFQEELKTINLMIQDRNKGLDLKYEYLCPENIENSITI; encoded by the exons GATGGGAACATCTTCATTGTGAATTATGAGATGTTGGATGGGATTCCTGCCAATGTCATTAAAGGCGTCCAGCAGTACCTGGCAGCACCCATTTGTCTGCTCCACCTTAACAAACAGAACCAGATGATGCCTATTGCTATCCAG CTGAAGCAAACCCCAGGAGAAGACAATCCCATTTTCCTTCCCTCGGACTCTGAACTCGACTGGCTGCTGGCTAAGATCTGGGTGCGGAGTTCAGATACCCAGCACTTTGAGCTGATCTCCCACCTTCTGAAGACTCACCTGATCGCCGAGTCATTCAGCGTCGCCACCCTCAGACAGCTGCCCTCCGTGCATCCCATTTACAAG CTTTTGGCTCCTCATGTGAGATATACGATGCACGTAAACACCAATGCCAGAAAGGATCTGATGAGTTCAGATGGAATTATCGCCAAA GCTTTTGGTATTGGAGCTGAGGGTCTCCTTTTGCTATCTCAGAAAGAGTTCCAAGCCTTGACCTACCAATCATTGTGTCTACCAGAACGTCTGGAGCACCATGGAGTCAAAGACGTAAAGGGCTACTATTACAAGGATGATGGCTTGTTGGTATGGTCAGCGATTCACAG TTTCATCTCCAACATTGTGACATTCTACTATGAGAACGACCAGCAAGTAAAGAACGATCCTGAGCTTCAGGCCTGGATTCAGGACCTGACTGAAGTTGGATTACAAGACCTTAAAAACTCTG GATTCCCGACATCATTGAGAACGAGGGTGGAACTCTGCAAATTCCTCACCGTGGTAATCTTCACCTGCAGTGCCCAGCATGCAGCCATAAATAACGGACAG TATGACTGGGGTGCCTGTGTCCCCAACTCGCCTATCTCAATGCGGAAGCCTCCCCCAACCAACaaggagatggtgatgatggagcaCATCATGGAATCACTCCTGGATGTCACCCAGTCCTGCATTCAGATGGCATTTTCCTGGATCATTAGCCTTCCACAGCCTGGAATG AAAAAACTTGGCGATTACGAGGAATATTTCACCGAAGAGGCGGTGAAGGAAACCATCCAGAAATTTCAGGAAGAACTGAAGACGATCAATCTCATGATCCAGGATCGTAACAAGGGCCTGGATCTGAAATACGAGTACCTCTGTCCTGAGAACATCGAGAACAGCATCACCATCTAA
- the LOC121272298 gene encoding polyunsaturated fatty acid 5-lipoxygenase-like isoform X3, which produces MLDGIPANVIKGVQQYLAAPICLLHLNKQNQMMPIAIQLKQTPGEDNPIFLPSDSELDWLLAKIWVRSSDTQHFELISHLLKTHLIAESFSVATLRQLPSVHPIYKLLAPHVRYTMHVNTNARKDLMSSDGIIAKAFGIGAEGLLLLSQKEFQALTYQSLCLPERLEHHGVKDVKGYYYKDDGLLVWSAIHSFISNIVTFYYENDQQVKNDPELQAWIQDLTEVGLQDLKNSGAYLSGFPTSLRTRVELCKFLTVVIFTCSAQHAAINNGQYDWGACVPNSPISMRKPPPTNKEMVMMEHIMESLLDVTQSCIQMAFSWIISLPQPGMKKLGDYEEYFTEEAVKETIQKFQEELKTINLMIQDRNKGLDLKYEYLCPENIENSITI; this is translated from the exons ATGTTGGATGGGATTCCTGCCAATGTCATTAAAGGCGTCCAGCAGTACCTGGCAGCACCCATTTGTCTGCTCCACCTTAACAAACAGAACCAGATGATGCCTATTGCTATCCAG CTGAAGCAAACCCCAGGAGAAGACAATCCCATTTTCCTTCCCTCGGACTCTGAACTCGACTGGCTGCTGGCTAAGATCTGGGTGCGGAGTTCAGATACCCAGCACTTTGAGCTGATCTCCCACCTTCTGAAGACTCACCTGATCGCCGAGTCATTCAGCGTCGCCACCCTCAGACAGCTGCCCTCCGTGCATCCCATTTACAAG CTTTTGGCTCCTCATGTGAGATATACGATGCACGTAAACACCAATGCCAGAAAGGATCTGATGAGTTCAGATGGAATTATCGCCAAA GCTTTTGGTATTGGAGCTGAGGGTCTCCTTTTGCTATCTCAGAAAGAGTTCCAAGCCTTGACCTACCAATCATTGTGTCTACCAGAACGTCTGGAGCACCATGGAGTCAAAGACGTAAAGGGCTACTATTACAAGGATGATGGCTTGTTGGTATGGTCAGCGATTCACAG TTTCATCTCCAACATTGTGACATTCTACTATGAGAACGACCAGCAAGTAAAGAACGATCCTGAGCTTCAGGCCTGGATTCAGGACCTGACTGAAGTTGGATTACAAGACCTTAAAAACTCTG GTGCCTATCTTTCAGGATTCCCGACATCATTGAGAACGAGGGTGGAACTCTGCAAATTCCTCACCGTGGTAATCTTCACCTGCAGTGCCCAGCATGCAGCCATAAATAACGGACAG TATGACTGGGGTGCCTGTGTCCCCAACTCGCCTATCTCAATGCGGAAGCCTCCCCCAACCAACaaggagatggtgatgatggagcaCATCATGGAATCACTCCTGGATGTCACCCAGTCCTGCATTCAGATGGCATTTTCCTGGATCATTAGCCTTCCACAGCCTGGAATG AAAAAACTTGGCGATTACGAGGAATATTTCACCGAAGAGGCGGTGAAGGAAACCATCCAGAAATTTCAGGAAGAACTGAAGACGATCAATCTCATGATCCAGGATCGTAACAAGGGCCTGGATCTGAAATACGAGTACCTCTGTCCTGAGAACATCGAGAACAGCATCACCATCTAA